Proteins co-encoded in one Dryobates pubescens isolate bDryPub1 chromosome 4, bDryPub1.pri, whole genome shotgun sequence genomic window:
- the HEPACAM2 gene encoding HEPACAM family member 2: protein MLSWSPLAKFFWDLQCKIYFLLVGICSALKLTVPSHTIHGIEGQPLHLTVDYNFNTTASEIQIIWLFERPQSNPKYLLGSVNQTVVPDLEYQHKFTLIPPSASLTINPLHTSDEGNYIVKVNVRGNGTTTASQKIQVAVDVPVTKPAVHTEPSSGVVEFVGNITLKCTVEKGTRVVYQWMKNGKPLHAGPNYTFSSNNATVLIVPVVKEDIGNYSCLVSNPVSAMESEIIAPTIYYGPYGLRVKSDKGVNIGAVFTVDMGEVILFDCSADSNPPNTYSWIQRADNTTHVVKYGPHLEVVCDEVAQKTIDYICRAFNNVTGKRDETHFTVVVTSVGLEKLAQKGKSLSSLAVITGISLFLILAMAFLFIWKRYRPHKVIQQKLQSRPEADYRKAQTFSGHESALDDFGIYEFVAIPDLAGGPRVSSQSASGSDFGPSQDVFTTIYEVIHHIPEQPQQDHQQ from the exons GTATTTGTTCTGCCTTAAAGCTGACAGTGCCATCTCATACCATCCATGGTATTGAGGGACAGCCACTGCATCTTACCGTTGACTACAATTTCAACACTACAGCGTCAGAAATCCAGATAATTTGGCTTTTTGAGAGGCCTCAAAGTAATCCAAAATACCTGCTTGGCTCTGTGAATCAAACAGTAGTTCCAGACTTGGAATATCAGCACAAATTTACCCTCATACCTCCAAGTGCATCTTTGACAATCAACCCATTGCATACCAGCGATGAGGGCAATTACATTGTCAAAGTCAATGTCCGTGGAAATGGAACGACAACTGCCAGTCAAAAGATTCAAGTTGCTGTTGATG ttcctGTCACAAAGCCAGCTGTACATACAGAACCATCTTCAGGGGTGGTGGAGTTTGTAGGCAATATTACACTGAAATGTACTGTGGAGAAAGGAACGAGAGTAGTTTACCAGTGGATGAAAAATGGGAAGCCTCTCCATGCCGGTCCTAATTATACTTTTTCATCAAACAATGCAACAGTTCTGATTGTTCCTGTGGTAAAAGAAGACATTGGGAACTACAGCTGTCTTGTATCTAACCCTGTCAGTGCAATGGAAAGTGAGATAATTGCACCAACCATATATT ATGGACCTTATGGACTTAGAGTTAAGTCAGATAAAGGTGTGAACATAGGGGCAGTCTTTACAGTGGACATGGGGGAAGTTATACTGTTTGACTGCTCAGCGGATTCAAACCCACCAAACACTTACTCCTGGATTCAAAGGGCTGACAACACCACTCATGTCGTCAAATATGGGCCCCACCTGGAAGTTGTGTGTGATGAAGTGGCCCAGAAGACAATCGATTACATTTGTCGTGCTTTCAACAATGTGACAGGAAAGCGAGATGAAACTCACTTCACAGTGGTCGTTACCTCTGTAG GACTGGAAAAGCTGGCCCAGAAGGGAAAATCTTTGTCATCTCTTGCTGTAATAACAGGAATTTCATTATTTCTGATCCTAGCTATGGCATTTTTATTCATATGGAAAAGGTATCGGCCACATAAAG tgatacaacagaagctgcagagcag GCCAGAGGCTGATTACAGGAAGGCACAAACATTTTCAG GACACGAAAGTGCTCTGGATGATTTTGGGATATATGAATTTGTCGCTATTCCTGATCTTGCTGGTGGTCCCAGG GTTTCAAGTCAGTCTGCTTCTGGCTCTGACTTTGGCCCAAGCCAGGATGTTTTTACTACAATTTATGAAGTTATTCATCATATTCCTGAGCAACCACAACAAGACCATCAACAGTAA